The proteins below are encoded in one region of Nocardioides marmorisolisilvae:
- the istA gene encoding IS21 family transposase: protein MITLEDWALIRRLAAEGVPKARIAARLGISRTTVIKAVNSEAPPRYERTPKASSFAVFEPRVRELLEVTPDMPATVLAERVGWTGSIRWFSENVKRLRPEHRPVDPADRLVWAPGDAAQCDLWFPPRRIPLEDGTTKLLPVLVITAAHSRFITAKMIPTRKTEDLLLGSWELIQQLGRVPRRLIWDNEPGIGRGHRRAEGVEQFMGTLATKLVLLPPRDPESKGLVERRNGWFETSFMPGRTFGSPVDFNDQFGDWLLKANARTVRTIKASPVDLVEADRAAMLPLPPIPLHLGWRNRIRLGRDYYVRLDTNDYSVDPTLIGRLVDVSADLEHVRVHAEGRLVTEHTRIWARGATVTDPAHVETAAWLRKRFQQPRPVSAATTGDDLLRDLSDYDRAFGLLGNDEGAMS, encoded by the coding sequence GTGATCACTTTGGAGGACTGGGCGCTGATCAGGAGGCTGGCTGCTGAGGGGGTGCCGAAGGCACGGATCGCGGCACGGTTGGGGATCTCGCGGACCACGGTCATCAAGGCGGTGAACTCTGAGGCGCCGCCCCGCTATGAGCGGACGCCGAAGGCGTCGTCGTTCGCGGTGTTCGAGCCGCGGGTGCGGGAGTTGCTCGAGGTGACGCCGGATATGCCTGCCACGGTGTTGGCCGAGCGGGTCGGCTGGACGGGATCGATCCGCTGGTTCTCCGAGAACGTGAAGCGGCTGCGTCCCGAGCATCGGCCGGTGGATCCGGCGGATCGGCTCGTCTGGGCGCCGGGTGATGCGGCGCAGTGTGATCTGTGGTTCCCGCCGAGGCGGATCCCGCTGGAGGACGGCACCACCAAGCTGTTGCCGGTGCTGGTGATCACCGCCGCGCACTCGAGGTTCATCACCGCGAAGATGATCCCTACCCGCAAGACTGAGGACCTGCTGCTGGGTTCGTGGGAGTTGATCCAGCAACTGGGACGGGTGCCACGACGCCTGATCTGGGACAACGAGCCTGGCATCGGCCGCGGACACCGCCGCGCCGAAGGCGTCGAGCAGTTCATGGGCACCTTGGCCACCAAGCTGGTCTTGCTGCCGCCCAGGGATCCGGAATCCAAGGGATTGGTGGAACGCCGCAATGGCTGGTTCGAGACCTCCTTCATGCCCGGACGCACCTTCGGCTCCCCGGTCGACTTCAACGACCAGTTCGGCGACTGGCTGCTGAAGGCGAACGCGCGGACGGTGCGCACCATCAAGGCATCCCCGGTTGATCTGGTCGAGGCCGACCGGGCCGCGATGCTGCCGCTGCCACCAATCCCGTTGCATCTGGGTTGGCGCAACCGGATCCGACTGGGCCGCGACTACTACGTGCGTCTGGACACCAACGACTACTCCGTGGACCCGACCCTGATCGGCCGCCTCGTCGACGTGTCCGCCGACCTGGAGCACGTCCGGGTCCACGCCGAGGGACGGCTGGTCACCGAGCACACCCGAATCTGGGCCAGGGGCGCTACCGTCACCGACCCCGCCCATGTCGAGACCGCTGCCTGGCTGCGCAAACGGTTCCAGCAACCACGCCCAGTCAGTGCAGCGACAACTGGCGATGACCTTCTGCGCGATCTGAGTGACTACGACCGCGCCTTCGGTCTGCTCGGCAACGACGAGGGAGCGATGAGCTGA
- a CDS encoding nucleosidase, with protein MTTLIVAATPEEAAYIPDGLPVLISGVGKTATAARLAGVLTEGGVTEVVNVGTAGALRPGVSGLHLPGSVFNHEISADALRVLGYDPVEWIDLPLGRDTVLASGDTFVTDVRVRERLAQVADLVDMEGYAVAWTCRAFNIPVRLVKHVSDNADHEAMGWPDVVDRSARVLGDWLVANVTD; from the coding sequence GTGACCACGCTGATCGTTGCTGCGACGCCTGAGGAAGCGGCCTACATCCCCGACGGACTGCCGGTGCTGATCAGCGGTGTCGGCAAGACCGCGACCGCGGCGCGTCTCGCGGGCGTGCTGACTGAGGGCGGCGTGACAGAGGTCGTGAACGTCGGGACGGCCGGCGCGCTGCGTCCCGGCGTCAGCGGGTTGCATCTACCCGGGTCGGTGTTCAATCACGAGATCTCCGCCGATGCGCTGCGGGTCCTCGGCTACGACCCGGTCGAGTGGATCGACCTCCCGCTGGGGCGCGACACCGTGCTCGCGTCGGGGGACACCTTCGTCACCGACGTCAGGGTCCGTGAGCGGCTTGCCCAGGTGGCCGATCTGGTCGACATGGAGGGATACGCCGTGGCCTGGACATGTCGCGCGTTCAACATCCCGGTACGTCTGGTCAAGCACGTGTCCGACAACGCCGACCACGAGGCGATGGGCTGGCCGGACGTGGTCGACCGGAGCGCTCGGGTGCTCGGCGACTGGCTCGTGGCGAACGTGACCGACTGA
- a CDS encoding SDR family oxidoreductase has protein sequence MSRRLPQPDRRPTVVAGASSGIGSATAVALAARGFPVALGARRTTECEQVVDQIRYAGGTAVAHALDVTDAESVAAFAAKVTADLGDVEAVVSSAARLVPGRVHEVDTAEFAGEIDVNVLGVHRLVRAFVPAMVERRRGDVLLVSSDVVDTVRPFMSSYATGKWAVEGLARSLRLELEGTGVRVSVVRPGPTMTGMGMDWSTADTAMVLDGWSRFGLTRNGHFMKPGAVADVIAYVLDLPRGTTIPLVEVNPEPDLTPTEETP, from the coding sequence ATGAGTCGACGGCTCCCACAGCCGGACCGGCGCCCCACCGTGGTCGCGGGCGCGTCCTCGGGCATCGGGTCGGCCACTGCCGTCGCCCTGGCGGCACGCGGATTCCCGGTCGCGCTCGGGGCGCGCCGGACCACCGAGTGCGAGCAGGTCGTCGATCAGATCCGATACGCCGGCGGTACGGCGGTCGCGCATGCGCTCGACGTGACGGACGCCGAGTCCGTCGCGGCGTTCGCCGCCAAGGTGACCGCCGACCTCGGAGACGTGGAGGCGGTGGTCTCGAGCGCTGCGCGACTCGTCCCCGGCCGCGTGCACGAGGTCGACACCGCCGAGTTCGCGGGGGAGATCGACGTCAACGTGCTGGGCGTGCACCGGTTGGTGCGGGCATTCGTGCCGGCAATGGTCGAGCGGCGTCGTGGGGACGTCCTGCTGGTGTCTTCCGACGTCGTCGACACCGTCCGTCCGTTCATGTCGTCCTACGCCACCGGCAAGTGGGCCGTGGAAGGCCTGGCCCGGTCGCTGAGGCTCGAGCTGGAGGGCACCGGCGTACGCGTCTCGGTGGTGCGGCCCGGTCCCACGATGACCGGCATGGGCATGGACTGGAGCACAGCGGACACGGCCATGGTCCTCGACGGCTGGAGCCGCTTCGGGCTCACCCGCAACGGACACTTCATGAAGCCGGGCGCGGTCGCCGACGTGATCGCCTACGTCCTCGACCTGCCGAGGGGGACCACGATCCCGCTCGTCGAGGTCAACCCCGAACCAGATCTCACCCCGACCGAGGAGACGCCATGA
- a CDS encoding aldo/keto reductase produces the protein MTNTSVSRTVLGNAAPLTVSALGLGCMGMSEFYGTPDERGGIETIQRALDVGVTFLDTADMYGPFTNEQLVGKAIAGRRDEVQLATKFGNERLPDGTRVGINGSPDYVRKACDASLQRLGVDHIDLYYQHRVDKTVPIEETAGAMKELVEAGKVRHLGLSEASAATIRRAHAEHTITALQTEYSLFTRDLEDEILPTIRELGIGLVPYSPLGRGMLTGKQEWASHEQGDGRASASFPRFQGENLATNLELVERVRGLADEKGCTPAQLALAWVLAQGDEGLGVVPIPGTRRVRYLEQNLGALAVELTPDDLEAVERAVPRGAVAGNRYGDMSHIDA, from the coding sequence ATGACGAACACCTCGGTTTCTCGGACGGTCCTCGGCAACGCCGCGCCGCTCACCGTGTCCGCACTTGGCCTCGGCTGCATGGGCATGTCGGAGTTCTATGGCACGCCCGACGAGCGTGGCGGCATCGAGACCATCCAGCGCGCCCTCGATGTCGGAGTCACCTTCCTCGACACCGCTGACATGTACGGCCCGTTCACCAACGAGCAGCTTGTCGGCAAGGCCATCGCCGGCCGTCGCGACGAGGTCCAGCTCGCAACCAAGTTCGGCAACGAACGGCTGCCGGACGGAACTCGGGTCGGCATCAACGGCAGTCCCGACTACGTGCGCAAGGCCTGCGACGCATCGCTCCAGCGGCTCGGTGTCGACCACATCGACCTGTATTACCAGCATCGCGTCGACAAGACCGTGCCGATCGAGGAGACCGCCGGCGCGATGAAGGAGCTCGTCGAGGCGGGCAAGGTCCGGCACCTGGGTCTCTCCGAGGCATCGGCCGCCACGATTCGTCGTGCCCACGCGGAGCACACGATCACGGCGCTGCAGACCGAGTACTCACTGTTCACCCGCGACCTCGAGGACGAGATCTTGCCGACCATCCGCGAGCTCGGCATCGGCCTGGTCCCGTATTCGCCGCTCGGGCGGGGGATGCTCACCGGCAAGCAGGAGTGGGCCAGCCACGAGCAGGGCGACGGGCGTGCCTCGGCCTCCTTCCCACGGTTCCAAGGCGAGAACCTGGCCACCAACCTCGAGCTCGTCGAGAGGGTGCGCGGACTGGCTGACGAGAAGGGGTGCACGCCCGCCCAGCTGGCGCTCGCGTGGGTTCTCGCCCAGGGCGATGAGGGACTCGGCGTGGTGCCGATCCCCGGTACCCGGCGGGTGCGCTACCTGGAGCAGAATCTCGGAGCACTGGCGGTCGAGCTGACGCCGGACGACCTCGAGGCGGTGGAGCGAGCCGTGCCGCGCGGTGCGGTCGCCGGAAACAGGTACGGCGACATGAGCCACATCGACGCCTGA
- a CDS encoding TetR/AcrR family transcriptional regulator encodes MSSQVLSESPRRGLNSRQAETVERLLAAGMDELRAVGHEALTVRTVAQRAGVSPATAYTYLASKNHLYAELFWRHVTLDVPAPRPARDETDRVRAEVRALARQIAKEPALAAAVTPALLGSDPDVDRLRLRIGAEFVRRFQRALGDSADPDVVDTLVLAFSGALLQAGMGLMTYDEMTDRLDAVVAVIMRGN; translated from the coding sequence ATGTCCAGTCAGGTGCTCAGCGAATCTCCGCGGCGAGGCTTGAACTCGCGCCAGGCGGAGACGGTCGAGCGGTTGCTCGCTGCCGGGATGGACGAGCTGAGAGCAGTGGGCCACGAGGCCCTGACGGTGCGGACCGTCGCCCAACGAGCAGGCGTGTCACCGGCCACGGCGTACACCTACCTGGCCTCGAAGAACCACCTCTACGCCGAGCTGTTCTGGCGGCACGTCACCCTCGACGTCCCCGCGCCGCGACCCGCACGGGACGAGACCGATCGAGTTCGTGCCGAGGTGCGCGCGCTGGCAAGACAGATCGCCAAGGAGCCCGCCCTCGCGGCCGCGGTGACGCCGGCCCTGCTGGGCAGCGATCCGGACGTCGACCGGCTCCGGCTGCGGATCGGCGCCGAGTTCGTGCGCCGGTTCCAGCGAGCCCTCGGTGATAGCGCGGACCCGGACGTGGTCGACACCCTCGTGCTGGCGTTCTCCGGTGCGCTGCTGCAGGCGGGGATGGGCTTGATGACCTACGACGAGATGACGGATCGCCTCGACGCGGTCGTGGCAGTGATCATGAGGGGCAACTGA
- a CDS encoding aldo/keto reductase — translation MSDSTQMSFLAGKPVRRIGFGAMQLAGPGVFGPPADPEGARSVLRRAVELGVDHIDTAQFYGPDVVNELIREALHPYPEDLRLVTKVGATRDAQGGWLPGAEPAQLKSQVEQNLRSLCVERIDLVNLRRFEVDDPERPSPPLADQLGALAELRDEGKIGMIGVSSVTAATVRTAIESVGIGEVQNSFSILDRSDSAVLDLCREHGVPYVPYFPLGSAFGGGGPNALAADPHVSAVATRHGASPSQIALAWLLAQYDQLLLIPGTSSIAHLEQNMAVLDITLDDDDLTALDKVEPVHVGH, via the coding sequence ATGAGTGATTCCACCCAGATGTCCTTCCTCGCGGGCAAGCCCGTCCGCCGCATCGGCTTCGGCGCGATGCAGCTCGCCGGTCCCGGGGTCTTCGGGCCACCCGCTGATCCCGAGGGCGCGCGGTCGGTGTTGCGTCGGGCGGTCGAGCTCGGTGTCGACCACATCGACACCGCCCAGTTCTACGGCCCCGACGTCGTCAACGAGCTGATCCGTGAAGCACTGCACCCCTACCCGGAGGACCTGCGGCTGGTGACCAAGGTGGGCGCCACCCGCGACGCGCAGGGCGGCTGGTTGCCGGGCGCGGAGCCCGCCCAGCTGAAGTCCCAGGTCGAGCAGAACCTCCGTTCACTGTGCGTCGAGCGGATCGACCTGGTGAACCTTCGCCGCTTCGAGGTCGACGATCCCGAGCGTCCATCCCCGCCGCTTGCCGACCAGCTGGGCGCACTCGCCGAGCTCCGCGACGAGGGCAAGATCGGCATGATCGGCGTCTCCAGCGTCACCGCAGCAACGGTGCGGACCGCGATCGAGTCCGTAGGCATCGGGGAGGTGCAGAACTCGTTCAGCATCCTCGACCGCTCGGACTCGGCCGTGCTCGACCTCTGCCGCGAGCACGGCGTGCCCTACGTGCCGTACTTCCCGCTCGGCTCCGCCTTCGGAGGCGGCGGGCCCAACGCGCTGGCCGCCGATCCACATGTCAGCGCGGTCGCGACGAGGCACGGCGCGTCCCCCAGCCAGATCGCGCTGGCCTGGCTGCTCGCGCAGTACGACCAGCTCCTGCTGATCCCCGGCACCAGCTCGATCGCCCACCTCGAGCAGAACATGGCCGTCCTGGACATCACCCTGGACGACGACGACCTGACCGCGCTCGACAAGGTCGAGCCCGTGCACGTCGGCCACTGA
- a CDS encoding cytochrome P450 produces the protein MPTAATSAPLVFDPYDYHLHEDPYPVYARLRTEDPFHHSAAYDLWVISRHEDVGAALRNDEVFSNAMGVSIDKSAWTPDAHKVMSFLAMDPPRQIRLRKLVSRAFTPRRVRELEPEIQRLTETYLDAALAQDIDLEWISQLAGLLPMDVISQMMGVPPADRAEVRRLADLVVHREDGLQDVPPAGMAASLELVGYYADMIAQRRRQPTDDLTSALLAAELDGDRLDDDEIIAFLFLMVVAGNETTTKLLGNALFHLGSRPDQVRDVFADPTAGTAGMVVPWVEETLRHDTSSQMLARHLRADVSLHGRVAPRGAKVLLLVGSANRDERVFTDPNRYDVRRDRDELSQILSFGAGKHYCLGANLARLEARVVLAEFVRRFSSFDVHADRAVRVHSTNVRGFAELPISVVPR, from the coding sequence ATGCCGACCGCAGCAACCTCCGCACCGCTGGTCTTCGACCCCTACGACTACCACCTCCATGAGGATCCCTATCCGGTCTATGCGCGACTACGGACCGAGGACCCGTTCCACCACAGCGCGGCGTACGACCTATGGGTGATCTCCCGCCACGAGGACGTCGGAGCCGCTCTGCGAAACGACGAGGTGTTCTCCAACGCGATGGGTGTCTCCATCGACAAGAGCGCCTGGACGCCCGACGCGCACAAGGTGATGTCGTTCCTCGCGATGGATCCGCCCCGGCAGATCCGGCTGCGCAAACTGGTGTCGCGTGCCTTCACCCCACGCCGGGTCCGCGAGCTGGAACCGGAGATCCAGCGGCTCACCGAGACCTACCTCGACGCCGCTCTCGCACAGGACATCGACCTGGAGTGGATCAGCCAGCTTGCCGGTCTCCTCCCGATGGACGTGATCTCGCAGATGATGGGCGTGCCGCCGGCGGACCGTGCCGAGGTGCGCCGGCTCGCCGACCTCGTCGTGCACCGTGAGGACGGCCTCCAGGATGTGCCCCCGGCAGGGATGGCTGCCTCGCTGGAGCTCGTCGGCTACTACGCCGACATGATCGCGCAGCGGCGCAGGCAGCCGACCGACGACCTGACCTCGGCGCTGCTGGCCGCCGAGCTGGACGGCGACCGGCTGGACGATGACGAGATCATTGCGTTCCTGTTCCTCATGGTGGTGGCGGGCAACGAGACGACGACCAAGCTGCTGGGCAACGCGCTCTTCCACCTCGGGTCCCGCCCGGACCAGGTGCGTGACGTCTTCGCGGACCCGACCGCGGGCACCGCAGGAATGGTCGTGCCATGGGTGGAGGAGACGCTGCGTCACGACACCTCCAGCCAGATGCTGGCCCGGCACCTGCGTGCCGACGTGTCGCTGCACGGGCGGGTGGCGCCCCGGGGAGCGAAGGTGCTGCTGCTGGTGGGCTCGGCCAACCGAGACGAGCGCGTGTTCACCGACCCGAACCGCTACGACGTGCGCCGCGACCGCGACGAGCTGTCCCAGATCCTCAGCTTCGGCGCCGGCAAGCACTACTGCCTCGGCGCCAACCTTGCCCGCCTCGAGGCGCGCGTCGTGCTCGCCGAGTTTGTCCGTCGGTTCTCCTCCTTCGATGTCCACGCCGACCGAGCCGTTCGGGTGCACTCGACCAACGTCCGCGGCTTCGCCGAGCTGCCGATCTCGGTGGTGCCGCGATGA
- the istB gene encoding IS21-like element helper ATPase IstB: MATAKNTKAAASTEALKQITYLASALKAPRITEAAGRLADQARDAGWTHEDYLAAVLEREVAARNASGAHLRIRAAGFGTVKTIEDFDFDAQPGIRQQIAALASGGFLAEARNVVLLGPPGTGKTHLATALGVTAAQTGHRVLFATATDWVTRLTEAHRQGRLPQELARLRRYGLIVVDEVGYLPFEQDAANLFFQLVSSRYEHASLVLTSNLPFSSWGGVFGDQAVAAAMIDRIVHHADVLTLKGASYRLRGRGIDSLPSIRTTTAEDES, encoded by the coding sequence ATGGCCACCGCGAAGAACACCAAGGCTGCCGCGAGCACCGAAGCACTCAAGCAGATCACCTACCTGGCTTCGGCGTTAAAGGCACCCAGGATCACCGAAGCAGCAGGACGGCTTGCCGACCAAGCCCGTGACGCCGGCTGGACCCATGAGGACTACCTCGCCGCCGTCCTGGAACGCGAAGTCGCAGCCAGGAACGCTTCCGGAGCCCACCTGCGGATCCGGGCTGCCGGGTTCGGGACCGTCAAGACCATCGAGGACTTCGACTTCGACGCCCAACCCGGCATCCGGCAACAGATCGCAGCACTGGCCTCAGGCGGCTTTCTGGCCGAGGCCCGCAACGTTGTTCTGCTGGGACCGCCCGGCACCGGGAAGACCCACCTGGCCACCGCCCTGGGCGTCACCGCCGCCCAGACCGGGCATCGGGTCCTGTTCGCGACCGCCACCGACTGGGTCACCCGACTCACCGAGGCCCACCGGCAGGGACGACTGCCCCAAGAGCTCGCCCGGCTACGCCGTTACGGGCTGATTGTGGTCGACGAGGTCGGCTACCTGCCCTTCGAACAAGACGCCGCGAACCTCTTCTTCCAGCTGGTCTCATCCCGCTACGAACACGCCTCGCTCGTGCTCACCTCGAATCTGCCGTTCTCCAGCTGGGGTGGCGTGTTCGGAGACCAAGCCGTCGCCGCGGCCATGATCGACCGCATCGTCCACCACGCCGACGTCCTCACATTGAAGGGCGCCAGCTACAGGCTCCGCGGACGCGGCATCGACAGCCTCCCCAGCATCCGCACCACCACAGCAGAAGACGAGTCCTAG
- a CDS encoding helix-turn-helix transcriptional regulator, translating to MSSSELGTQLRMWRDRLTPSAVGLPTQPRRRAPGLRREEVAQLAGLSGDYLVRLEQGRARHPSAQVVQALARALRFDDEERDRLYRMAGQPPPGSDLMDRHLSPSIARIVDRLGEIPVTVIDAAWQTVVQNRAADALFGDVSAETGRGRNRAWRTFMDVPGMGRLEPQTRSMVERDVVADLQAALIRLPKDPDLASLVADLRAQSPRFAELWSTTPARVRGAQRKTLEHPVVGRMTVDCDVLTVHGSDLQIVVFTAEPGSPDADALAMAIVVGLQDMSVP from the coding sequence ATGTCCTCCAGCGAGCTCGGGACCCAGTTGCGGATGTGGCGCGACCGCCTCACACCGAGCGCGGTCGGGTTGCCGACCCAGCCACGACGTCGCGCGCCGGGGCTGCGGCGCGAGGAGGTAGCCCAGCTGGCCGGCCTCTCGGGTGACTACCTGGTGCGGTTGGAGCAGGGACGCGCTCGGCATCCGTCCGCCCAGGTGGTGCAGGCGCTGGCGCGGGCGCTGCGGTTCGATGACGAGGAGCGCGACCGGCTCTACCGGATGGCCGGGCAGCCGCCGCCCGGGTCGGACCTGATGGACCGGCACCTCTCGCCGAGCATTGCCAGGATCGTGGACCGGCTCGGCGAGATCCCGGTGACGGTGATCGATGCCGCGTGGCAGACCGTCGTACAGAACCGTGCGGCCGACGCCCTCTTCGGAGACGTCTCGGCCGAGACGGGACGCGGGCGCAACCGTGCCTGGCGAACCTTCATGGACGTCCCCGGCATGGGCCGCCTCGAGCCGCAGACCAGGTCGATGGTCGAGCGCGACGTCGTGGCCGACCTGCAGGCGGCGCTGATCCGGCTCCCGAAGGACCCCGACCTTGCCTCACTTGTGGCCGACCTACGCGCGCAGAGCCCGCGGTTCGCAGAGCTGTGGAGCACCACGCCCGCGCGGGTGCGAGGTGCGCAGCGCAAGACGCTCGAACATCCAGTCGTAGGGCGGATGACCGTCGACTGCGACGTACTGACCGTGCACGGCAGCGACCTGCAGATCGTCGTGTTCACCGCTGAGCCAGGGTCGCCCGACGCCGACGCCCTCGCGATGGCCATCGTCGTCGGGCTCCAGGACATGTCGGTGCCCTGA
- a CDS encoding LLM class F420-dependent oxidoreductase, giving the protein MRNGIVLFSSDRGIAPADLARAAEERGFDTIYVPEHTHIPVRRDALHPTGGEQLPDDRYLRTLDPWTSLATCAAVTQRIGLSTAVCLPVESDPITLAKTVATLDHLSAGRVTIGAGFGWNTDELGDHGVPADRRRTVLKEYLEAMRALWTEEEAAYHGEFVSFGPSWAYPKPPQGRVPVIIGAGGGPKTMRWIARHADGWMTTPIETDVAARAKLLREEWAEAGREGQPDIRVLVAKKPTAEDHADWAAAGASELIWGVPDADESTVLAHLDRLSARLGSAG; this is encoded by the coding sequence ATGCGCAACGGAATCGTCCTGTTCAGCTCTGATCGAGGCATTGCTCCAGCGGACCTCGCCCGAGCCGCCGAGGAACGCGGCTTCGACACCATCTATGTGCCCGAGCACACCCACATCCCGGTGCGTCGTGACGCGCTGCATCCGACCGGGGGCGAGCAGCTGCCAGACGATCGCTACCTGCGCACGCTGGATCCATGGACGTCCCTGGCCACCTGCGCTGCGGTGACCCAGCGGATCGGGCTGTCGACCGCAGTCTGCCTGCCGGTGGAGTCGGACCCGATCACGCTCGCAAAGACGGTGGCCACCCTCGACCACCTCTCGGCCGGCCGCGTCACCATCGGCGCGGGATTCGGTTGGAACACCGACGAGCTCGGTGACCACGGCGTTCCCGCCGATCGGCGCCGTACCGTGCTCAAGGAGTACCTCGAGGCGATGCGCGCGCTGTGGACCGAGGAGGAGGCGGCCTACCACGGCGAGTTCGTGTCCTTCGGTCCGAGCTGGGCCTACCCCAAGCCACCGCAGGGCAGGGTCCCGGTCATCATCGGCGCGGGAGGCGGGCCGAAGACGATGAGATGGATCGCCCGGCACGCCGACGGCTGGATGACCACCCCCATCGAGACCGACGTCGCCGCACGAGCAAAGCTGCTGCGCGAGGAGTGGGCCGAAGCGGGCCGGGAGGGGCAGCCCGACATCCGCGTCCTGGTGGCCAAGAAGCCCACGGCCGAGGACCACGCCGACTGGGCCGCAGCCGGGGCGTCCGAGCTGATCTGGGGCGTGCCCGACGCCGACGAGTCCACGGTGCTTGCCCACCTGGACCGATTGTCCGCCCGCCTCGGCTCGGCCGGATAG
- a CDS encoding GuaB1 family IMP dehydrogenase-related protein has protein sequence MQFLNDARPPYDLTYDDVFMVPRQSAVTSRYDVDLEVTDATGLTMPLVVANMTAVSGRRMAETIARRGGMAVLPQDIPLDVVAEVVGWVKERHPLFETPITLSPQQTVSDALALLPKRAHRAAVVVDAGRPVGIITEADCLGVDRFTQVGHVMTSEMVTLTADIDARGAFDVLAASRHRLAPVVDAGGALVGLLTRVGALRSTIYRPAVDATGRLRVAAALGVNGDVGGKARRLLDLGVDTLVVDTAHGHQERMLEALAAVRAHDPAVPVVAGNVVSADGVHDLVEAGADIVKVGVGPGAMCTTRMMTGVGRPQFSAVLECAQAAREHGKHVWADGGVRHPRDVALALAAGASAVMVGSWFAGTHESPGDLQRNADGRAYKESFGMASARAVAQRTSADSTFERARKGLYEEGISSSRMFLDPERPGIEDLVDEICSGVRSACTYAGARDLTEFADRAVVGIQSAAGYNEGRPLPGGW, from the coding sequence GTGCAGTTCCTCAACGACGCTCGGCCGCCGTACGACCTGACCTACGACGACGTCTTCATGGTCCCGCGGCAGTCAGCCGTCACCTCGAGGTACGACGTCGACCTCGAGGTGACGGACGCCACCGGGCTGACCATGCCCCTCGTGGTGGCGAACATGACCGCGGTCTCGGGGCGCCGGATGGCCGAGACGATCGCCCGACGCGGCGGGATGGCGGTGCTGCCGCAGGACATCCCGCTCGACGTGGTGGCGGAGGTCGTCGGCTGGGTCAAGGAGCGGCACCCGCTCTTCGAGACCCCGATCACGCTGTCCCCGCAGCAGACGGTCAGCGACGCGCTGGCGCTGCTCCCGAAGCGGGCGCACCGTGCCGCCGTGGTGGTCGACGCAGGCCGGCCGGTCGGCATCATCACCGAGGCCGACTGCCTGGGCGTCGACCGGTTCACCCAGGTCGGGCACGTGATGACCAGCGAGATGGTCACCCTCACCGCGGACATCGACGCGCGCGGTGCCTTCGACGTCCTGGCGGCGTCGCGGCACCGGCTGGCTCCGGTCGTCGACGCCGGCGGGGCCCTGGTCGGCCTGCTGACCCGGGTCGGTGCACTGCGCTCGACGATCTACCGACCGGCCGTCGACGCGACCGGCAGGCTGCGGGTGGCTGCGGCGCTGGGCGTCAACGGCGACGTGGGTGGCAAGGCGCGTCGGCTGCTCGACCTCGGCGTGGACACCCTGGTGGTGGACACCGCGCACGGGCACCAGGAACGGATGCTCGAGGCGCTGGCCGCCGTACGTGCGCACGATCCCGCGGTGCCCGTGGTGGCCGGCAACGTGGTCTCGGCCGACGGCGTGCACGACCTCGTCGAGGCCGGAGCCGACATCGTCAAGGTGGGCGTCGGGCCGGGTGCGATGTGCACGACCCGGATGATGACCGGAGTCGGCCGACCGCAGTTCAGCGCCGTGCTCGAGTGTGCGCAGGCCGCCCGTGAGCACGGTAAGCACGTCTGGGCGGACGGGGGAGTGCGGCACCCCCGCGACGTCGCCCTGGCGCTCGCCGCCGGCGCGAGCGCGGTGATGGTCGGCTCCTGGTTCGCCGGCACCCACGAGTCGCCAGGCGACCTGCAGCGCAACGCCGACGGTCGTGCCTACAAGGAGAGTTTCGGGATGGCCTCGGCACGGGCGGTGGCGCAGCGCACCTCGGCCGACTCCACGTTCGAGCGGGCCCGCAAGGGCCTCTACGAGGAGGGCATCTCCTCCTCGCGGATGTTTCTCGACCCGGAGCGCCCCGGCATCGAGGACCTCGTCGACGAGATCTGCTCCGGCGTCCGCTCCGCCTGCACGTACGCCGGAGCCCGCGATCTGACCGAGTTCGCGGACCGTGCGGTCGTGGGGATCCAGTCGGCGGCCGGCTACAACGAGGGTCGGCCCCTTCCCGGGGGCTGGTGA